From a single Gemmatimonadota bacterium genomic region:
- a CDS encoding UDP-N-acetylmuramate--L-alanine ligase produces the protein MALPDLEALVRTGPVHFVGVAGAGMSALAELVLRLGGRVTGCDLRPGAVGEELRGRGAQVFEGHDPSHVAGAAAVVTTAAVPPLHPELVAARSAGIPVLKRAEALGAVVNRGVVVAVAGTHGKTTTTAMVTSILEDAGLEPTGFVGGRVPAWGGGLRPGGGRLFVVEADEYDRSFLRLRPRVAVVTTLEADHLDVYGTLEAIREAFLEFLAPVPADGLIAACVDDPGARALLAEVGGARGLGYGLSAGAALRAVDVECGAAGSRFRIEEQGGLLGELTLGVPGVHNVRNALGAFAAARHAGAGLEAARRALSLFRGVARRFTVLGEAGGVTVVDDYAHHPTEIEATLAAARLAYPGRRLVAVFQPHLYSRTRDFAAGFGRALAAADAAWVTEVYPAREAPIPGVTGELVAEAARAAGAADVRYHGALPELVDSLLGGLRPGDVCVAMGAGNIDEAARELLARLGAEVGG, from the coding sequence ATGGCGCTGCCGGACCTCGAGGCGCTGGTGCGTACCGGGCCGGTGCATTTCGTGGGCGTCGCTGGCGCCGGGATGTCCGCACTGGCGGAGCTGGTGTTGCGCCTGGGCGGCCGGGTGACGGGTTGCGATCTGCGACCGGGCGCGGTGGGAGAGGAGCTTCGCGGCCGGGGCGCGCAGGTGTTCGAGGGGCATGACCCGTCGCACGTGGCTGGCGCCGCCGCGGTGGTGACCACGGCAGCCGTTCCGCCCTTGCATCCGGAGCTGGTGGCGGCGCGATCGGCCGGGATCCCGGTGCTCAAGCGGGCCGAGGCATTGGGCGCGGTGGTGAACCGGGGTGTGGTCGTGGCCGTGGCGGGCACGCACGGGAAGACGACGACGACGGCCATGGTGACGTCGATCCTGGAGGATGCCGGGCTGGAACCGACTGGCTTTGTGGGCGGCCGCGTGCCCGCCTGGGGCGGCGGCCTGCGCCCAGGCGGCGGGCGGCTGTTCGTGGTCGAGGCGGACGAGTACGACCGCTCCTTCCTCAGGTTGCGGCCGCGCGTCGCCGTGGTAACCACGCTCGAGGCCGACCACCTGGACGTGTATGGCACGCTCGAGGCCATCCGGGAGGCGTTCCTCGAGTTCCTCGCGCCCGTGCCGGCGGACGGCCTGATCGCCGCCTGCGTGGACGATCCGGGCGCCCGCGCGCTGTTGGCCGAGGTGGGCGGCGCGCGGGGGCTGGGCTACGGACTGTCGGCCGGCGCGGCGCTGCGCGCGGTGGACGTCGAGTGCGGCGCCGCGGGCAGCCGCTTCCGGATCGAGGAGCAGGGCGGGCTGCTGGGTGAGCTGACCCTGGGCGTGCCGGGCGTGCACAACGTGCGCAACGCGCTGGGCGCTTTCGCTGCGGCGCGCCATGCCGGTGCAGGGCTCGAGGCCGCGCGGCGCGCGCTTTCGCTTTTTCGAGGCGTGGCGCGCCGTTTCACGGTGCTGGGGGAGGCTGGTGGGGTGACCGTGGTGGATGACTATGCGCACCACCCGACGGAAATCGAGGCTACGCTGGCGGCGGCGCGGCTGGCGTATCCGGGGCGCAGGCTGGTGGCCGTCTTCCAGCCGCACCTCTACTCGAGGACGCGGGACTTCGCGGCCGGGTTCGGCCGGGCACTGGCCGCGGCGGACGCGGCCTGGGTGACGGAGGTCTATCCGGCGCGGGAAGCGCCGATCCCGGGCGTGACGGGCGAGCTGGTGGCGGAGGCGGCGCGCGCTGCCGGCGCCGCGGACGTGCGCTATCACGGCGCACTCCCCGAGCTGGTCGACTCCCTGCTGGGCGGGCTGCGGCCGGGCGATGTCTGCGTGGCCATGGGCGCCGGCAACATTGACGAGGCCGCGCGCGAGTTGCTCGCGCGGCTGGGCGCGGAGGTGGGTGGGTGA
- a CDS encoding FtsQ-type POTRA domain-containing protein yields the protein MRRKRKPWLRWLLLASLVGKLGASAVITPRVLRAVEAFRVRRVALVGTRYLGAEVAVAVSGITAESSVFDNPEPWRERLLRHPLVADVRIERQLPGTLVLEVKEVQPVALLATPELRAVDGAGNLLPIDAAAAALDLPVLLAQGAYGARRRLSDGGTRSALATLERLSRLEPGLAARVSEAHARADGGVRLLFRPPLEADALLPPAADATRFQQLRLALADLRARGELERVRRIDLRFRDQVVVSLDPGLGN from the coding sequence GTGAGGCGGAAGCGCAAGCCCTGGTTGCGCTGGCTGCTGCTCGCGTCCCTGGTCGGCAAGCTGGGCGCGAGCGCGGTCATCACACCGCGGGTGCTGCGCGCGGTGGAGGCGTTCCGTGTGCGCCGCGTCGCACTGGTCGGCACCCGCTACCTCGGGGCTGAGGTGGCGGTGGCGGTAAGCGGGATCACGGCGGAATCGAGTGTATTCGACAACCCGGAGCCGTGGCGGGAGCGGCTGCTGCGGCACCCGCTGGTGGCGGATGTGAGAATCGAGCGGCAGCTCCCTGGCACGCTCGTCCTGGAAGTGAAGGAGGTGCAGCCGGTGGCGCTGCTCGCCACCCCGGAGCTGCGTGCGGTCGATGGGGCGGGCAACCTGCTGCCCATCGACGCGGCCGCGGCGGCGCTCGACCTGCCAGTGCTGCTGGCGCAGGGGGCGTACGGGGCCCGTCGTCGCCTGAGCGATGGTGGGACGCGTAGCGCGCTGGCCACGCTCGAGCGCCTCAGCCGCCTGGAGCCCGGGCTGGCCGCTCGCGTTTCCGAGGCGCATGCCCGCGCCGATGGCGGCGTGCGCCTGCTTTTCCGCCCGCCCCTCGAGGCGGATGCGCTGCTCCCCCCCGCCGCGGATGCCACGCGGTTCCAGCAACTGCGCCTCGCGCTGGCGGACCTGCGCGCGCGCGGCGAGCTCGAGCGGGTGCGGCGCATCGACCTGCGCTTCCGTGATCAGGTCGTCGTCTCCCTGGACCCTGGGCTGGGGAACTGA